One window of the Zea mays cultivar B73 chromosome 3, Zm-B73-REFERENCE-NAM-5.0, whole genome shotgun sequence genome contains the following:
- the LOC100278408 gene encoding Protein PSK SIMULATOR 1-like gives MGGFCSKGSAVDKSPSDTTLGPGREVDRHDRLVVKEEKKAVVGEAAAKRMQEEQHQQQQQQQQPAAPPLPVSVSQTAVPGATADNTAAPWDGVPPLARLPSQKSGMGVANKVSEVSSILGRASTAGLGKAVEVLDTLGSSMTNLNISSFGSGTATKGNKISILAFEVANTIVKGCSLMRALSKDSIKHLKETVLHSEGVQNLISKDMDELLKIAAADKREELKVFSTEVVRFGNRCKDPQWHNLDRYFDKLTSEQTPQHQLKEEAESVMQELVTSVQFTAELYHEMHALDRFQQDYQRKQHEEDGSSVVQRGDNMHILKQEVKSQSKHVKSLRKKSLWSKNLEEVMGKLVDIVHFLHLEIHNVFGRSDSEESQEPTKRRNRLGPAGLALHYANIISQIDTLVSRSSSVPPNTRDALYQSLPPTIKSSLRSKLHSFGVKEELTVSQIKAEMEKTLRWLVPIASNTTKAHHGFGWVGEWANTGSDVNCKPNGQIDLIRIETLYHADKEKTEAYILELVIWLHHLISLSKTANGERSPIKSPVRSPTQRGASITLSPNKNSSNSSPLLTQEDQDMLRDVKYRKFIPGISKSQEFDTKERHNKQSRLSKSNSHSPSSGNRKETLSIRRLLPVIDFEIDRIKALDMIDRVDDLRVQ, from the exons ATGGGGGGCTTTTGCTCCAAGGGGTCGGCGGTGGACAAGTCACCCAGCGACACTACGCTCGGCCCCGGCCGGGAGGTTGACCGCCATGACCGTCTAGTGGTGAAGGAGGAGAAGAAAgctgtggtgggggaggctgctgccaagaggaTGCAAGAAGAGCaacatcaacagcagcagcagcagcagcagccagcagcGCCACCACTGCCTGTATCGGTGTCGCAAACGGCAGTGCCTGGAGCTACCGCGGATAACACTGCAGCACCATGGGATGGGGTGCCACCACTGGCACGGTTGCCATCTCAGAAGTCGGGGATGGGTGTGGCGAATAAG GTTTCGGAAGTAAGCTCAATTCTGGGTAGAGCTAGTACTGCTGGCCTTGGAAAAGCAGTGGAAGTGCTTGACACACTTGGCAGTAGCATGACAAATTTGAATATAAGTAGTTTTGGATCAGGCACTGCAACAAAGGGGAACAAAATATCTATTTTAGCATTTGAGGTTGCCAATACCATAGTCAAAGGTTGCAGTCTAATGCGCGCCCTTTCAAAAGATAGCATAAAACATTTAAAAGAAACAGTGCTTCACTCTGAAGGTGTTCAGAATCTTATATCCAAAGATATGGATGAGTTACTCAAGATTGCTGCTGCTGACAAAAG GGAAGAGTTGAAAGTGTTCTCTACAGAAGTTGTTCGCTTTGGAAATCGTTGCAAGGATCCTCAGTGGCACAACTTGGACCGCTACTTTGATAA GTtgacatcagaacagactcctcaACATCAACTGAAAGAAGAGGCAGAATCAGTAATGCAGGAATTAGTGACTTCTGTTCAGTTTACAGCT GAACTATACCATGAAATGCATGCCCTGGATAGATTTCAACAAGATTATCAGCGTAAACAGCATGAAGAGGATGGTTCTAGTGTTGTGCAAAGAG GTGATAACATGCACATACTAAAGCAGGAAGTGAAAAGCCAAAGCAAGCATGTTAAAAGTTTGAGGAAAAAGTCTCTGTGGTCTAAGAATTTGGAAGAG GTCATGGGAAAGCTTGTGGACATTGTGCACTTCTTACATTTGGAGATCCATAATGTATTTGGGCGTTCAG ACAGTGAAGAATCACAGGAACCTACCAAACGACGTAATAGATTGGGTCCAGCAGGTCTTGCACTGCATTATGCAAATATCATCAGTCAGATTGATACTCTT GTTTCTCGTTCAAGCTCTGTTCCTCCAAATACAAGGGATGCATTATACCAAAGTTTGCCACCAACCATAAAGTCATCTCTCCGTTCTAAGCTACACTCCTTTGGAGTTAAGGAAGAG cTTACTGTTTCTCAAATCAAGGCTGAAATGGAGAAGACCCTGCGGTGGCTTGTCCCTATTGCAAGTAACACCACCAA GGCTCACCATGGTTTCGGTTGGGTTGGAGAGTGGGCAAATACTGG GTCAGATGTGAACTGCAAGCCAAATGGGCAGATAGACCTGATCCGAATTGAGACACTGTACCACGCTGACAAGGAGAAGACTGAAGCATATATCCTCGAGCTTGTTATTTGGCTTCATCATCTTATCAGCCTATCCAAAACTGCAAATGGTGAAAGGTCTCCAATCAAGTCTCCTGTTCGGTCTCCTACACAAAGAGGGGCCTCAATCACATTATCTCCAAACAAAAACAGCAGCAATTCATCACCTCTTCTGACGCAAGAAGATCAAGATATGCTAAGGGATGTCAAGTACAGGAAATTCATCCCTGGTATAAGCAAAAGCCAGGAGTTTGACACTAAGGAAAGGCATAATAAGCAAAGCAGGTTAAGCAAAAGTAATAGCCATTCACCAAGCAGTGGCAACCGGAAAGAGACGCTATCAATCAGGAGGCTGCTTCCTGTGATCGACTTTGAGATCGACAGGATAAAAGCCCTTGATATGATCGACAGAGTTGACGATCTGAGAGTACAATGA